In Elusimicrobiales bacterium, the genomic window CAGCGCGGCGCAGCCCACGGCCAGCCCTATCAATCCCAGAGGAGTGGCGTTGGCAAACGGCGTCGCGGCATGAGTGTGCTGATTTGTGGTCATTTACTGCCTCCTTTCAAGAATTACTCCCCCTGTCCCGTTTCCGCGGCCGTTCCGGTCCCGAATATCGTGGCGGACTGCAACTTTTGCGGCGTTACATAGTATACTTTATTATGACAAGAGCGGCAAAATTTGCGATAATCCATTACGTGAACATCTTTTCCCTGATTGCCGTCATGTGCGTCATGGCCGCCCCTGCGCGCGGCTACGAGGAAGCGCTTTCGGAAAAACATCTTGAAGGCACGCTTGAAGCCTCCAAGATGCAGGAAATTTTCGACCGGTATCTGGCCACTCTTCAGGTTACCGACCCGGAAGCCGCCACGCGCATAGGCGTGCACGAGGCGGATAAAAACCTCACCTCCCGCAATCTGGAGCAGGAAGAAGCCCGCATAAACACGACCAAAGGCTATCTTGCGGACCTGTCTAAAATAGACAAATCCGTGCTGAATCACTCCGATTTCATTGACCTCACCCTTTTCCAGACAAGACTGGAGATGGACGTGTATGTGATGGAAGTCTCCAAGCCGCTGCTCAGGCGTCCGCAGTTTTACATGTCCGCGCTGGATGCGATATACGGCATTCTCAACAAAGACTTTGACGCCTACATGCTTAGAGCGCACAACGCGCTGTCAAGGCTGAAACAGTTCCCGCAGATTCTATCGCAGGCGGAGCATAACCTGACCACTCCTCCCAAAATATGGGTGGAACAGGCCATAATAGAATGCGACGACGCCGACACTTCTTTTGCCGACCTCACCCCGATGTTCAAGCGCATGGTGGGGCTGGACGCCTCGCTTCAGGGCGAGGTTGACCGCTCCGTGCAAAACGCGCGCCAGGCCATATCGCATTACCGCGCCTACCTCAAGGACACCGCGATTAAACAGGCCAGCGGCGATTTCCGCATAGGGGACGAGGCATACGGCTATTACCTGGCGCGGTGGCATCATGTCGGCTTCAATCCCGCAGACGCAGAAGCAATCGCGCGGAAGACGTTCAAAAGCACGCGCTCGGATTTCCTGACGGAGCTTGCGCAGACGCTTGGCCGCAAGGAAGTGGCCCCGGAAGACTTTGACGAGGCCATATTCAAACTTTCCAAGGACCATCCCAGGTATGACGATATAATTTCCACCTTCCAGCAGGAGATGGAGCGCGCCTACCGCCATTTTGACCGCTACCACATCGCGCCCGTGCCAAAGGAAAGGATACGGATTGTGGAGCCGCCGTCTTACCTGACAAGCAAGACGCCGTTCGTATTCTACAGCCGTCCGTATCCGCTGGACCTGGCCCGCGTGGCCGAACTGTATGTGAACCTTCCGCCGAAAAAAACGCCGGAGAAGAAACTTGAGGCGGCGATACGCGCCATGTTCAACTTCCCCTATATAGAAATGGCGGTAACGCAGGAGGTCTATCCGGGCAGGCATTTGCAGGATTCGGAATCGCTGCAGACCCCGCGCCCGCGGCATATATCTGAGCAGCCTTTTCTTTCCAACGGCTGGGCGGCTTACGCGCAGCTGCTGGGGATGGAGCAGGGCTATTACACCAATTTCACGGCCAAGCTGGTTTATCTGCGCTGGGAACTGGTTCGCGCCGCCCGCGCGTATGTGGACGCCGCGCTGCACACAAAGGACATAGACTATGACCAGGCCATGACTTTCCTGACCAAAGAGGCGGGGCTTTCCGCCGGACAGGCCAGATCGGAAATTCTGCGCGTGTCGCTTAATCCGACGGAGGGACTGTCTTATATAATCGGCAGGGACGAGATTTTGCGCGTAAGGAAGAAGTACCGCGACAAACTGGGAGACGATTTCGACCTGCGCGATTTCCACAGGCGGCTGCTGCAACTCGGCAACGTGCCGATTACCATGCTTGACGGCGAGCTTGCCAAAAGCTACGAAGAATCCAAATCCCCCTTTGACATGAAATGACGGAAATACCGGCAATCAGGCTTGAGAATCTTGCAAAAACCTACCGCCGCTCCCATCTGGGAAGGACGACGGAAACCATAGCCCTGGACGGGCTGAGTCTCGCCGTTGGCCGCGGCGAGATATTCGGGCTGCTGGGGCTTAACGGCGCGGGCAAAACCACCGCCATGAAGCTGGTGCTGGGGCTTTTGTTCCCCACAAAAGGCGAGGCCGAGGTGATGGGCCGCAAGGCCGGCAGCAACGACGCCAAGCGGATGATAGGCTATCTGCCGGAGCTGCCGTATTTCTACCCGTATTTCACCCCGGCGGAAAGCCTGGAATTTTATGCCGCGCTTTCCGGCGCGGATTCCGCCGCATCGCGGATAAGCGGCATTCTGGAGCGGGTAGGCCTTGCCCCCCACGCAAAAAAATGCGCGGGCGAATTCTCAAAGGGAATGCTGGAACGGCTTGGGCTTGCCCAGGCTCTGGTCCACGACCCGCAGGTGCTGGTGCTGGACGAGCCTGTCAGCGGGCTGGACCCGCTTGCCGTCTGGGATTTCCGGGAATTGTTTCTGGAGCTTAACCGCGCGGGAAAGACGATATTCGTTTCCTCCCACAGCATATCGGAAGTGGAGAAAATCTGTTCCCGCGTCGCCATACTCAAAGCGGGGAAGCTGGCTGCGCTCGTGTCCCAGCAGGAGTGGAAGAACTCCCCCGGCGGGCTTGAGGAAATTTTCGTAAGGACCGTGAGAGGCTGATATGCGTTCCGCCGCCATCATCGCCGCACAAACCCTGCGCGAGCAGTGGAAAAACAGGTTCCTTCAACTGCTGCTTATCTTCGGCGGCGCGCTGGTATATGCCGCGCTGCTTCTGGGCGCAATGGCCATGGAGCAGGAGCATCGCGTGCTTGTCAACTTCGGCGCGGGGCTTATAGAGCTTGCCGGGCTGGCGGCAGTGGTGGTTGGCGCGGCATACGCCGTGCTGCGCGACATGGAAAACAAGACCATTTATCTGATTCTGTCGCGTCCCGTCTCGCGCGGGGCATACATCGCGGGCAAATACGCGGGCCTGCTGCTGGCGGCGGCGGCCGCCATGGCCTGCATGGCGGCAATGCATATTCTGCTGCTTAAGATGCGCGGCGCGGACGCGGGCGCCGGCTACTGGGCCGTCATATTCTCTTCCTGGCTTAAGGCAGCCGTGGCCGGCGCGCTTACCATGCTGGTGTCGCTGATTTCAACCTCGTCCCTGTCCGCGCTGCTGATGTCCTGCATCTTTTGGACACTGGGCCATTTCACGGGGGAGCTGCAGTATCTTTCCTCGCGGCTTGCCGGGCCGGCGGCTTTCGCCGTCAAACCGATACTGTGGATTATCCCGGACCTGAGCTTGCTCAATCTCCGGGACAGTTTAGCCGCCGGCGCGCCTCACGCGCCCTGGAGCGTTATGCTGGGATACAGCGTTCTGTACGCGGCGGTATGCCTGGGTCTGTCCTGCGCATTGTTCTCGCGCAAAGAGTTCTGAGATGAAACCGGTTTTCCTCGCGGGCGCGCTGGTCCTTGCGGCTGCCGGATACGCGGCGCGCCTGTCCCCCGGCCCGCAGTATCCGCGCGCGGCGGAAATAAGATACGCGGGAGACAGCGCGCTGGAAGACGCCGCATTCCTGAGCATGGGCCTGCGCCGGCTCTGCGCCGACATCAATTTCATCCGTCTGATGCAATACTACGGCAGGGCCGAGGAAGGCCGCTACGTGTTTCATGACCATGAGCATGAGCACGACGGGCATCATGCCCCGGACCGTCCGATAACGGCGGAAGACATCAGATATAACGAGTATTCCATGTACGGTCTCAGCGTTTACGCCGCTTCCGGGTTTGAGGGCGGCAACTTCCCGCAAATATCGCGCCGCGCGCTTCATATATTGAGTCTTGACCCGTATTTCTCCTACGCCGCGCTTTATGCCGCCGGCGCGCTGGCCTTCAACCTAAACCGCGCGGACGAGGCGCTGGAAATCCTCGCCTACGCAAAACAATACAATCCGCGCGACTGGAAATATGATTCTTACGCCGCCGCCATAGGCTACTCCAAAGCCGGCGACCCGGCAAAAACAGCCGACACTCTTGACCTCGCCGTGCGGGAGCCGGACTGCCCCACCATGCTCAAGCAGCAGACCGCTTTTCTCAATAAAAAACTGGGGCGCTGGCGCCGCGCCTATGAAATTTACGCGGACATCCGCGCGCATTCGCAGGACCCGTATTATATCCGAAACGCAGAGGAACAAATGGCGCAGTTGAGGCAAAAGATATGAATCTTCTTTTCGTAAGCGAATCCAGGGGCTGGAGCGGCGGCGCAAACCAGATGCTGCTTACCGCAAAGGAACTCTCCGCGCGGGGGCATAAGGTTTTCTTTGCGCTCCCCGAAGGCGAAATCCGCTCCCGCGCAGAGGCCGCCGGGTTTGACTGCCGCCCTATCAACATCCGCCAGGATTACGACCTGCCTTCCGCATTTGCCGTCAAAAAAATAGCGGGGCAGACGCAGGCCGATATCGTCCACGCGCATCATCCTCAGGCGCATGCGGTATGCCTGGCGGCAAGATATTTCGGCATGGCCGCGCCGCTGATTGTAACCCGGCGGGTCATTTTTCCGCTGCGCGCCAACCCGTTCAGCGCGCTTAAATACCGCTCGTCCAGGGTTTCGCGCTATATCGCAGTCTGCAACGCCGCGAAGGCGGAGCTTGTCAAAGGCGGCGTCGCGGCGGAGCGGGTGGAGGTAATTCCGTCGGCGGTGGACATATCCAAATACGCCGCCGCGCGGCAGAAACGCGCGGCGCTGGAGATGAAGCCTCCTTTCCGCGTAGGGCTTATCGGGCATTATGCCTGGTTCAAGGGGCATGACTATCTGCTGCGCGCCGCGCAGGAAATCGTCGCGCGCTTTCCCGGCACCAAATTTGTATTCGCCGGACGCGACACCGAAAAGCTAAAACCCATCGCCGAGGAATACTGCGTGGAGAAAAACGTGGAAATTCTGGGCGAGCGCCGCGATGTCCCGGACATTCTGGCCGGCCTGCATGTTTTCGCCATGCCGTCGCTGCAGGAAGGCATAGCGACGGCCCTTATAGAGGCGCAAAGCGCGGGCGTCCCTTCGGTGGCCACCAGAATTGGCGGCATACCGGATGTGATGCTGGCGGACCAGACCGGCCTTATGGTGCCGGAAAAAGATTCCCACTCGCTTGCGCAAGCCATAATGCGCTATTTCAGCGAGCCGGAGCTGGCCGCGCAAATGGCGCAGCGCGGATACGAGCGCGTGCAGGCCAATTTCGACCTGCCCGCAGTCTGCTCCCGGCTTGAGACGCTTTATATGTCCACAGCCGCCCCGAAAGCTGTCCGAACCACGCCCTGAAAACAGGCCTTTGGCCCGTTCATCGGCGTCCCGCTGATATTTCCCTATTAACCTGAATGTTTCAGTTGGATTGCGGGATTCGGCGAAAAATCGCTTTATACTGCCTTCACAAAGTTATCCTTTCGCGCTTTTTCGCCTCCTGACTTCGCCAACGGGACACCCAGTGGTTATTGACGGATAATGTTGTAAAGCTGCTGTTGTTCCGCGTCCATTCTCAATAACTGCTTCTTTCTTTCTCCGTGTTCCGGCGCATACTCCA contains:
- a CDS encoding ABC transporter ATP-binding protein; protein product: MTEIPAIRLENLAKTYRRSHLGRTTETIALDGLSLAVGRGEIFGLLGLNGAGKTTAMKLVLGLLFPTKGEAEVMGRKAGSNDAKRMIGYLPELPYFYPYFTPAESLEFYAALSGADSAASRISGILERVGLAPHAKKCAGEFSKGMLERLGLAQALVHDPQVLVLDEPVSGLDPLAVWDFRELFLELNRAGKTIFVSSHSISEVEKICSRVAILKAGKLAALVSQQEWKNSPGGLEEIFVRTVRG
- a CDS encoding DUF885 domain-containing protein gives rise to the protein MTRAAKFAIIHYVNIFSLIAVMCVMAAPARGYEEALSEKHLEGTLEASKMQEIFDRYLATLQVTDPEAATRIGVHEADKNLTSRNLEQEEARINTTKGYLADLSKIDKSVLNHSDFIDLTLFQTRLEMDVYVMEVSKPLLRRPQFYMSALDAIYGILNKDFDAYMLRAHNALSRLKQFPQILSQAEHNLTTPPKIWVEQAIIECDDADTSFADLTPMFKRMVGLDASLQGEVDRSVQNARQAISHYRAYLKDTAIKQASGDFRIGDEAYGYYLARWHHVGFNPADAEAIARKTFKSTRSDFLTELAQTLGRKEVAPEDFDEAIFKLSKDHPRYDDIISTFQQEMERAYRHFDRYHIAPVPKERIRIVEPPSYLTSKTPFVFYSRPYPLDLARVAELYVNLPPKKTPEKKLEAAIRAMFNFPYIEMAVTQEVYPGRHLQDSESLQTPRPRHISEQPFLSNGWAAYAQLLGMEQGYYTNFTAKLVYLRWELVRAARAYVDAALHTKDIDYDQAMTFLTKEAGLSAGQARSEILRVSLNPTEGLSYIIGRDEILRVRKKYRDKLGDDFDLRDFHRRLLQLGNVPITMLDGELAKSYEESKSPFDMK
- a CDS encoding ABC transporter permease subunit, with translation MRSAAIIAAQTLREQWKNRFLQLLLIFGGALVYAALLLGAMAMEQEHRVLVNFGAGLIELAGLAAVVVGAAYAVLRDMENKTIYLILSRPVSRGAYIAGKYAGLLLAAAAAMACMAAMHILLLKMRGADAGAGYWAVIFSSWLKAAVAGALTMLVSLISTSSLSALLMSCIFWTLGHFTGELQYLSSRLAGPAAFAVKPILWIIPDLSLLNLRDSLAAGAPHAPWSVMLGYSVLYAAVCLGLSCALFSRKEF
- a CDS encoding glycosyltransferase family 4 protein — encoded protein: MNLLFVSESRGWSGGANQMLLTAKELSARGHKVFFALPEGEIRSRAEAAGFDCRPINIRQDYDLPSAFAVKKIAGQTQADIVHAHHPQAHAVCLAARYFGMAAPLIVTRRVIFPLRANPFSALKYRSSRVSRYIAVCNAAKAELVKGGVAAERVEVIPSAVDISKYAAARQKRAALEMKPPFRVGLIGHYAWFKGHDYLLRAAQEIVARFPGTKFVFAGRDTEKLKPIAEEYCVEKNVEILGERRDVPDILAGLHVFAMPSLQEGIATALIEAQSAGVPSVATRIGGIPDVMLADQTGLMVPEKDSHSLAQAIMRYFSEPELAAQMAQRGYERVQANFDLPAVCSRLETLYMSTAAPKAVRTTP